A DNA window from Setaria viridis chromosome 2, Setaria_viridis_v4.0, whole genome shotgun sequence contains the following coding sequences:
- the LOC117846314 gene encoding small ribosomal subunit protein uS13z/uS13y/uS13x — protein MSLIAGEDFQHILRLLNTNVDGKQKIMFALTSIKGVGRRFSNIVCKKADIDMNKRAGELTPDELERLMTVVANPRQFKVPDWFLNRKKDYKDGRFSQVVSNALDMKLRDDLERLKKIRNHRGLRHYWGLRVRGQHTKTTGRRGKTVGVSKKR, from the exons ATG TCGCTGATCGCGGGGGAGGACTTCCAGCACATCCTGCGTCTGCTCAACACCAACGTGGATGGCAAGCAGAAGATCATGTTCGCGCTCACCTCCATCAAGGGTGTCGGCCGCCGCTTCTCCAACATCGTCTGCAAGAAGGCCGACATCGACATGAACAAGCG GGCTGGTGAGCTGACCCCAGATGAACTTGAGCGCCTCATGACTGTGGTTGCCAACCCCCGCCAGTTCAAGGTCCCCGACTGGTTCCTCAACAGGAAGAAGGACTACAAGGATGGTAGGTTCTCCCAGGTTGTTTCCAACGCTCTTGACATGAAGCTCAGGGATGACCTTGAGAGGCTGAAGAAGATCAG GAACCACCGTGGTCTGCGTCACTACTGGGGCCTGCGTGTCCGTGGACAGCACACCAAGACCACCGGAAGGCGTGGAAAGACTGTTGGTGTGTCGAAGAAGAGATAA